The Arachis ipaensis cultivar K30076 chromosome B05, Araip1.1, whole genome shotgun sequence nucleotide sequence GAAAGGTTGATACCCGTTTCCTCACTTGAGAATATACTCGAGTACTCGACATTTGAGTCGAACGATATAATATCATTTGCACGCATGAGTAACTTAACTGGAATGAGGTCTGCATTGAAAAATTCTGATCCTGACACATGGAAGTTAGATTTCCTTTGATGCTTCCTTTACTCACTATGTTATGGACTTTTCCCTCTTGGGGGGAtacagaaagcttctaattgttAAATAGCTCGCAAAATTTCATTTTCAATACCaagatttttgttttcttttctgaatAACATAAATGTTATTGTTAGAAACCAGAATAGAGAATGGAGGATAAACGTTTATATCTGAATTGTATGAAATATGATACAAGGTATTTATCGATGCTaaacaaatcaaaataataaatacgGTATGGTAATGATTCTAATAGTCAGTAAGATTCCTTTTCGGTTATCAGGCTCCACCTGAGAAGAGGCAAGTTTTCCAAAGTGAGCTGAAGAAGGTAGGCGCTGAAGCAGCAAAAGTGCTTCGGGAACTCGGAAACAAAGTTCAAAAGATGGAGAAGCTGGGTCAGGACGACATTTTGTTTGAAGTACACGAGGCAGCAGAAGAACTGCAACAGAAGATTGATAAGAAGTCTTTCATCCTTGTAAATTCTGAGAGCTGGGAAATTGGAAACCGGCCAAGACCAAAGGGCGAACAACAAGATTTCTCAAACATGGACGATGAAAGACGTTTCTTGGAGTACAAGTCTCTCAGCGAAGCTGTCCTCGACCTAAGATCAGTTAACGTTCCAAAAAATTGGGATGAACAAACTGCGGCGCGACCACCAGGTTTCGTTGAAGAAAACATATACAAGAAACAGCCTTCTTGGCCTGCTCATATTTCCTTTAAGACAGATGTAGTGTTTAAAGAGGAGGAATCAAGGACATATGAAAGTGCTAGTTCACTGTCTCTAGCAACATTTACATCCCTTTTGATTGAGTTTGTGGCAAGACTCCAGAACCTTGTGGATTCATTTGAAGAGTTAGGTGAGAAAGCAAACTTTAAGGACCCTCTTGAGCAAGAACATGTGAGAAGTGGTTGCTGGACAAGGATGTTTGATTGTTTCAGATCTAAGGATTGAGACAGTATCAATGATTCTAAGTTATTAACATTCTTGTTAAGCATTTTTACTTGGGTAATAATGTTTACTTGCACAAAATTTTGTCACATAACTATTGTAATGAAACTGTCAAGTGATTGTCGGATACCTCTGCTGCGATTTTAggcatttttattttgtctatAATGAAATTACAAAGCGTTTTCCCCTGTAACTTAGAAAGCCAAATTGTACTATATTCcttttaatttgttaaattttatattttatttatgaaaaagttaccagaaatatttttttatttatttcaaaaatgttcaattatttacttttttttttcattaatttaCCTTATATTATATTGGCTTGCTAGTGAAATACATTCAAGTATTTCCCGATAAGTGAAATATGAGCAAATAAGCATGTGGACATTTCTTTGAATCCcatttaaaatataaatgttaataaaaaaaattatgtttgaatccaaaaaaaatattcaaaatattaaaaataataagaatggaAATATAAATTGTGTTTCACTTTAAATTTAGGAAAAAATGTGTTTTAACAAGCTTACGAAATTAAAACAACATGATTATTGATTTCTTAAAAGTTATTAAAACTTATTATTAATTCGTTggcataacttttttattttgaaaagatgaaCCTAACATATAGCGTATAGCTCCCAAAAGTGAAATAGAGACCAAAATTTaggaattttttttaaagtttgaaGTAATAAACAATGCAATCAAGATATTTGTTATATCCTATTTATTTGACAAACTAAGTGTATGTTTGGTTTAGTTTTTGTAAATTGAGGTTGAGTTCAACTTGATTCTACTAGAattgattttgattaaaattaaGTTTGTTTAAAAATAGTTTATATTTAAATACTTTGATTCAAAAGTAATTATAGTTGAAATGCACTACAACAAATGAATATAAAATGAATATGAAAGATAAAGAAGGTAAAAAAGAGTAGTTgtaaaataaaatgaagataatcatgcatataaaaaatatgaagaagatgATAAAGAATAGTTGAGAGAATAAATTTTGCAATCAATTCTCAACGATAAGAATTGAAAACAAAACcacaaaatattattttaagtataaaattatgttgaaaaaaaattatccaaacaaATTTAATTCAGCATTCAAGACTtttcaattattaaaattatGTTTCTCAATGCTAATCCAAACATATACTAAATTAATTTATTGCTACATGTATAAATGCAAAATGTAATCAGACATAAAATTACAAGAATCATGATTTAGTTAATTACTTAATTCAATAATAAGTTAGAATAAtactaaattagaaaaataaataaaaaataatcaaaatataaaatacagCTGCTTCCTTGAACACAATCTAATTCACTAGGTACGACAGGACGAGCTTTATATTGAAACATTTTCATAATTCAGAAGGTACAAattaaattttacttaatttagtAATACATTTATAAACGGGTCGGGCAGAAAGTCACGGGTCAAGCTAGATTTGACTTGAAGATTTCCAGCCAAAAGGCAACGATGAACAatacaaagaaaataaagagtaaaTCCTCAGTTATACCGTGGAAAATGGTGGTTTTCCAGCCAAAGttataataagttaataacaaCTCTATCTCTCTCTCCAAACACCGGATCCCCCCTTCTCATTTCTCAATTCTCTCCCGTTTCCTCCAGCCACGTCCATTTCCAACCCTAACAATCTCAAGgttctgaaacttctcaacacactttcctctctcttttatttatttttcgctTTTCATTTCATGTTTTAATATTCTTGTACTCTTTTTACCTGTTACCCTGAGACCTGGCTTAATTTGCGCGCCATTGGTTCAGATCAAGAACCTGATTCTAGATTTGGAAAAAGGAAATCGATCGAAAGTCGTATATTTGGagatttctgattttttttttgagaaaatgAAATTATTGTTTCTTGTTTAGATTCTTTGAGGATCTGGTGGTGCCGAACGAAGATGGCGGCTATGGTGGATCAACCTCTGTATCCGATCGCGGTTCTCATCGACGAGCTGAAGAACGAGGACATTCAGCTAAGGCTGAACTCGATCCGGAGGCTCTCGACGATCGCACGTGCTCTAGGTGAGGAGAGGACCAGAAAGGAGCTGATCCCTTTCCTCAGCGAGAACAATGACGACGACGATGAGGTCCTCCTCGCCATGGCCGAGGAGCTTGGCGTCTTCGTACCCTACGTCGGAGGCGTGGAGTACGCCAACGTCCTGTTGCCACCGTTGGAAACCCTATGCACCGTTGAGGAAACTTGTGTTAGGGACAAATCTGTGGAGTCTCTGTGTAGGATTGGTGCTCAGATGAAGGAACAACACTTGGTTGAGCACTTCATTCCTTTAGTTAAGGTAGTAACCATGTGCATGGCTGTTATTGTTAATGCATTTACCTTTGTGTTTGTGATGCTGAGTTTAGAATGGTTATTTTAAAATGCACTCTTATCTTTAGAGACTAAAGTGCCCAATTGAAGCTGATTTAAGGTAGTAACTAGTGTACGGTTGTTATCATTTTTGTTTCATATCACTCTTGTTTCATGTTGTTGTTGTACAAGGAGTTTGAAATTTGTTTGCTTCAAAGCAGACTCTTCACTTTTAAAGAGTAAAATTACACAATTATAACCATTCGTGGATTGAATCAGTGTTGTAGGATCTTGAAAGATACATGCACCTGAACAAGAGATTATAAATGTAAAACAATCATTTCACTTGATTTTCTCTTTAACAGCTATAATTGGTAATGTACTCCATAAAGTGCATGTGGTACTCTTAGAGCAGTTAAATCCAATTTGAAGTTAGGACCTCTATATTTAAAACAGTGCATTTATTGCTTTATATTGTTTCTGTAATTTTCATTGTGTAGAGGTTGGCTGCTGGTGAGTGGTTCACAGCACGAGTTTCCTCGTGTGGCTTGTTTCATATTGCTTACCCTAGTGCACCGGAGGCAATGAAAACTGAACTGAGGACCATATATGGTCAGCTGTGTCAAGATGATATGCCAATGGTTAGGAGATCTGCTGCCACAAACCTTGGAAAGTTTGCTGCCACTGTTGAACCTGCTCACTTGAAAACAGATATCATGTCTGTATTTGAGGACCTCACACATGATGGTATGTGAAATTTATATATGATTAGTTTCACCACCCCCATCATtaatgttaaataaaaaaatcataaaagtaTACGTATTACATTTCGTCTTAGATATTTTACTGCTTAGTTGGTCTGATCTTGTGTGTTCATATACTGGGTAGTATTACCAAACCTATTGTTAGTTTATCCATTCCTGTTCTTGCAGATCAAGATTCAGTTCGGCTACTTGCTGTTGAGGGCTGTGCTGCTCTTGGGAAATTGTTGGATCTTCAAGATTGTGTTGCACATATTCTTCCTGTGATAGTCAATTTCTCTCAGGTATATTGAGCATTGACTATATATTAAATGGGAAGATTTGTAGTCTATCTTACCATTTTATTGGTATTTtaataggaagaaaagaaaaagaaattgccAACAATTATAACAAGTTCATGGTTGAACTCCATGCCTGTTAAGTCTATTGTCTTTGTTCAATCATGTATATTCAACCTTGAGTCCTTGACATGAACTAGTAAACACATTACACAATGAGATGATGTCTCTCTTTCTTGCAGCTTTCTCCTTGTATTTGGTTTACAATAATACAAGAATATCCTATGCTGAGTCCTTGTGTGATTACTGCCCTCCATCAAATGTAGCACTTGTAGAATACTTTGTTCTTTAGGCATAATGTtggcagttatttatttattccgtTTTGATGGAACAATGTATATCTGAAACTTGTATCAACATAAAATTTCTGTTTTATGATATAGAAAATTAATGGGACAGGATTTTTTGGAGGGCCATATATATGTTGGAGAATTCTCCATTTGTTTGTCatatttatgtatttttcaatttgCACTTATTTTTTAAGCTATTTATTGTTTTTTGAAGTTTGAACCATACCTTGTATACAAATTTTGGCTGGCTAAAAAGCAAATTTTCACCAGGTCTTTTGGATACTGTTGTGTTGTGAGGAAGGCTAGGAGAAACCTTCTTGACAAAGCTGACAAACCACTGCATCTAGAATTGTTGACAGTTGAATGACTTTTCTGGTTGAGTTATGAGTAACCACTGCATCTGGGTGGTGTTCATTAATCATTAGTTGAATGTGTCTTATTCATGAATTATGAATAGCTACCTTGTCTGGAGTTATTTGATAAATGGATGGGATTTAAACCTGGGTGGCAGGTCTGTGGGTGGTGGAATGTCTTGCTTTACTTTTGATTTTTCATTTCATGTTCATAGTCCCATTGTATTTCCATTTTAAAGGCATCTATATGACAATATCTATTTGTAATATAGATAAAAAGAACATTTCTTTTCGTTTTGGCTTGCTTGTGTTGTTTCCAAATTGTGATTCTGCATGTTTTGTTACATATTTGAATTGCTTTTTGACCAGGATAAGTCATGGCGTGTGCGTTACATGGTTGCTAATCAATTATATGAGCTATGTGAAGCTGTTGGTCCTGAACCCACCAGGTAATGTTTCTTACCAGCTGAATGAATGATTGGTTGTCATTATACTTTTGTTTGCTTTTTCCTGATGGTGCTATCTGAAGATCATCCAATTTGATTTATGATCACTGATATTTTGCTAATGTATTTGTTTCCAAGATTCTAATTGATTCTTTATATGGTAATGCATTTTTAGGTCAGAATTGGTTCCTGCATATGTGCGCTTACTGCGTGATAATGAGGCTGAAGTACGTATTGCTGCTGCTGGGAAAGTGACTAAATTTTCCCGAATATTAAGTCCTGAACTTGCCATTCAGCATATTCTACCTTGTGTGAAGGTACAGTTTTCTCCCTGTCACCACAGAAACAGAAGCACTTGCATGCTTCGTACTCAATTTCAATGTTTGAAGATGTGTTGACCAATAAAATCTTCTTGCTATAGGAGTTATCGACAGATTCAAGTCAACATGTTCGCTCTGCCTTGGCTTCTGTTATAATGGGAATGGCACCAGTGTTAGGGAAGGTATTAATCTCTTTCCAAGCACATATGTCATAGCAATATAAAATGTATCTATTATACTCCACTGCTATAAAGGGGAAAAAACATATAGCTTGGTCGTTTGTTGGAACAATAATTTAGAATATTAAGAAAATCTTTTCAAGTTTGTTGACCATTAAATTTCTTCTAAACATTTATAACGTTGCCCCATGACatctttattcaaaattttttggAAGATCTTTCTTGATGAATAGGCTGAATTTTAGGTGTTTAAGGTACCTTATATTTGTATGCCAACTTTTTTGCACTTAATCTCACCATCTGAGTTTCTGGATCCTCACGCTTTCTTGCAGAGCATAATCCTATGATTTTTTCTTATTCACAATTTTCCATTAACATGTAATGAGGTGAGATTGTCATACCTAAATACTTCTGCAGTATATGTCTTAAGATGGATTTGGTCTGTGTTCTCTCCAATGTGCAAGACCAATACATATAGTAATTAAAAGACATGGCAGAAGGTTGGTGGAAGGCTTTGATACCAATTGATAAGAATTTGGGATAACCACAGAATGAAAACTAGCTATTGTGTTATATATTCTATGGCCAGATCAAACCCCACTAAAATCCCATACTTCCGTTATGGTACTGATGTCATAATCTGCAATTGGATCCCAACATACTTTAATCTAACACTTGAAATGGTCCCCTTATGTAATTCAATTCTTGTTAAAAATCAGTTGATGCGTGCTACTTGTTGAAGTTAATGTGGTTTTTTGATGGTTGTAGGATGCAACAATTGAGCAACTTCTTCCtatcttcctttctcttttgaaAGACGAGTTTCCTGATGTTAGGTTAAACATTATTAGCAAGCTTGATCAAGTGAACCAGGTTTGTGGCTCAACAGTGATTATTATTTCATAATCACAATCGTCATTCCAATCATTATTATCTTTCATATTATTCTCTCTGATGATGCTTTGTAATGTACATGGTGAATGCAGGTTATCGGTATTGACCTGTTATCTCAATCCCTGTTGCCAGCTATCGTTGAACTTGCTGAGGATCGGCACTGGAGAGTTCGACTTGCAATCATAGAATATATACCCTTACTAGCAAGTCAGCTGGGTGTAGGCTTTTTTGATGATAAGCTTGGAGCTCTTTGCATGCAGTGGCTAAAAGACAAGGTTTGTAAAGCAACCAAATTGTGATCTAATGTATTCCCATTTTATT carries:
- the LOC107644321 gene encoding protein phosphatase PP2A regulatory subunit A, producing MAAMVDQPLYPIAVLIDELKNEDIQLRLNSIRRLSTIARALGEERTRKELIPFLSENNDDDDEVLLAMAEELGVFVPYVGGVEYANVLLPPLETLCTVEETCVRDKSVESLCRIGAQMKEQHLVEHFIPLVKRLAAGEWFTARVSSCGLFHIAYPSAPEAMKTELRTIYGQLCQDDMPMVRRSAATNLGKFAATVEPAHLKTDIMSVFEDLTHDDQDSVRLLAVEGCAALGKLLDLQDCVAHILPVIVNFSQDKSWRVRYMVANQLYELCEAVGPEPTRSELVPAYVRLLRDNEAEVRIAAAGKVTKFSRILSPELAIQHILPCVKELSTDSSQHVRSALASVIMGMAPVLGKDATIEQLLPIFLSLLKDEFPDVRLNIISKLDQVNQVIGIDLLSQSLLPAIVELAEDRHWRVRLAIIEYIPLLASQLGVGFFDDKLGALCMQWLKDKVYSIRDAAANNVKRLAEEFGPEWAMQHIIPQVLDMINDPHYLYRMTILHAISLLAPVLGTEITTSKLLPLVINASKDRVPNIKFNVAKVLQSLIPIVDESVAESTIRPCLVELSEDPDVDVRFFASQALQSNDQVQMSS